From Microbacterium invictum, the proteins below share one genomic window:
- a CDS encoding VOC family protein: MAHGDITHIDIPVGDLTKATQFYSNLFGWRIAEMEGFEGYPMWQAPNQVSGGGLAPRSAEFTQPRSYVEVDSIDDTVAKAQAAGGSVAMAKENITDTSWWAVIVDPDGNHIGLFEGVVGG, translated from the coding sequence ATGGCACACGGAGACATCACCCACATCGACATCCCGGTGGGTGACCTGACGAAGGCGACGCAGTTCTACTCGAACCTGTTCGGGTGGCGGATCGCCGAGATGGAGGGGTTCGAGGGCTACCCGATGTGGCAGGCGCCGAACCAGGTCAGCGGCGGCGGACTCGCCCCGCGCTCGGCGGAGTTCACCCAGCCACGCTCGTACGTCGAGGTCGACTCGATCGACGACACGGTGGCCAAGGCCCAGGCAGCGGGCGGGTCGGTCGCGATGGCGAAGGAGAACATCACCGACACGAGCTGGTGGGCGGTCATCGTCGACCCCGACGGTAACCACATCGGCCTGTTCGAGGGCGTCGTCGGCGGCTGA
- a CDS encoding NUDIX domain-containing protein, which translates to MATTSAGILLYRLDDEGGVSVLVAHMGGPYWAAKEDAAWSIPKGEYDEDEPVLEAARREFREELGVDPPEVDYAELGTFAYSSGKRVTVFIADGADFTASDFTFGEFDLEWPPRSGTTRSFPEVDRVEWMPVDDARTRLVKGQRPALDKLIELLREVS; encoded by the coding sequence ATGGCGACCACGAGCGCCGGCATCCTGCTCTACCGTCTCGATGACGAGGGCGGGGTGTCGGTGCTCGTCGCCCACATGGGCGGTCCGTACTGGGCGGCGAAGGAAGACGCCGCGTGGTCCATTCCCAAAGGCGAATACGACGAGGATGAGCCGGTGCTCGAGGCGGCCCGGCGCGAGTTCCGCGAGGAACTGGGTGTCGACCCGCCCGAGGTGGACTACGCCGAACTCGGCACGTTCGCGTACTCGTCGGGCAAACGCGTGACGGTGTTCATCGCCGACGGAGCGGACTTCACGGCGTCCGACTTCACCTTCGGCGAGTTCGACCTCGAGTGGCCGCCGCGCTCGGGAACGACACGCTCGTTTCCCGAGGTGGACCGAGTCGAATGGATGCCGGTGGACGACGCGCGCACCCGTCTCGTCAAAGGTCAGCGGCCCGCCCTCGACAAGCTGATCGAACTGCTGCGCGAGGTGTCCTGA